A stretch of Aedes aegypti strain LVP_AGWG chromosome 2, AaegL5.0 Primary Assembly, whole genome shotgun sequence DNA encodes these proteins:
- the LOC5572013 gene encoding serine proteinase stubble: MISNSVWFTIVLTMFLTKHTSSFLEHILDMDHIKWISHVLGDYDAEDETDDYYFDEEYYYDRDETTIDDKNGDRYGSTTLSIESTTKREVSLPPHEEVCGRRLVPLHRIIGGSNATFGRWPWQISLHRRKDNSNYTHHCGASLLNENWVITAAHCVNEVPKSELLIRIGELDLTIFKGSRRLVQTVVSHPSFDRSTLEYDLALIRLHKPVTLQANVIPICLPDSNEDLIGRTAYVTGWGGLHDAGPMATTLQEVQIPVIDNEICEEMYRTAGYVHDIPKIFTCAGLKDGGRDACQGDSGGPLVVQRPDKRFFLAGVASWGGVCGAPNQPGVYTRISEFREWIEHVMNTRLRYSVK; the protein is encoded by the exons ATGATTTCAAATTCAGTTTGGTTCACAATAGTGTTGACAATGTTCCTAACAAAACATACTTCAAGCTTCTTGGAACATATTCTGGATATGGATCATATAAAGTGGATCAGTCACG ttttaggCGATTATGACGCAGAAGATGAAACTGATGATTATTATTTTGACGAAGAATATTACTACGACAGAGATGAAACTACTATTGATGACAAGAACGGTGATCGGTACGGCAGTACCACTCTTTCAATTGAAAGCACAACTAAACGGGAAGTTTCTTTGCCTCCACATGAGGAAG TTTGTGGCAGGAGGTTAGTTCCGTTGCATCGAATAATTGGAGGATCGAACGCAACTTTTGGTCGCTGGCCGTGGCAAATCTCCTTGCATCGTCGGAAGGATAACTCAAACTACACTCACCATTGCGGCGCCTCTTTGCTGAACGAAAACTGGGTTATCACTGCAGCTCACTGTGTCAATGA AGTACCAAAATCTGAGTTACTTATACGAATTGGTGAACTTGATTTGACGATTTTCAAAGGATCTAGGAGATTGGTTCAGACTGTGGTCAGCCATCCGAGTTTCGATCGATCAACTCTGGAATATGATTTGGCCTTGATAAG GCTGCATAAACCGGTGACACTCCAAGCAAATGTAATTCCAATTTGTTTGCCGGACAGCAATGAAGACCTTATCGGTCGAACAGCTTACGTCACTGGATGGGGTGGACTGCATGATG CTGGTCCCATGGCCACTACGTTGCAAGAAGTACAGATTCCAGTAATAGACAATGAAATCTGCGAAGAAATGTATCGCACTGCAGGATACGTGCACGATATTCCAAAAATTTTCACCTGTGCTGGTCTGAAGGATGGTGGACGTGACGCGTGTCAAG GTGATTCCGGTGGGCCATTGGTTGTCCAACGACCAGATAAGCGTTTCTTCTTGGCTGGTGTCGCTTCGTGGGGCGGTGTCTGTGGTGCGCCAAATCAACCAGGGGTCTATACGAGGATTTCGGAGTTCCGGGAGTGGATCGAACATGTTATGAATACCAGACTTAGATATTCCGTGAAATAA